Part of the Porites lutea chromosome 14, jaPorLute2.1, whole genome shotgun sequence genome, CTTTAGCTTCTAGTAGTTTATTAACGAATAAAAACATAAGTTTGTAATCCAAATTCTTCAGGCAAGCTTACCTccaaaagtttgtttttaagcCATCCATACCAGTTGCTATGTTCAACATCGCCCCTACCATTTCCGGGAACGATTACAACCCGTTCTTTAGTCATGTGGATTAGGAATTTCCACTGAAAATCATGTAAAACGTCGTAAAACATAACATTGACAAGGCGTCTCTCTCTCGCCGGTGATTTCTACCGAGTGGGAGTGGGACTGTTTTACTTTGATCTCATACCCAGTTCTCCGGCGGTAAATCTTTATTAACTCATTCCTTATAGAACGCAATGATCCTAGGGCAATATCGAAAAGGGTGCTTCATTTTTTTAGTATTTCCTTCCCGAAAATAATCTTTAATGCATTACGTCACCTCCAAAAATagcattttcattttcctgtaTCCCCCCGCAAAAAAGGCCAATATTGCCGCCCGCCATGATTGCTCTTCAGTCCCCCTTCTTTTGGGAAGATCCCAGTTGTCAAGGACGCCGCgacttattttaaattttttctggTATAAACGGTTAACGTTTTAGCAGTTTTCTAGATTAATTGTTTGGATAAACATAAAGGCATTAATCAAAtctccctttttaaaccttctttttatatttaaaatattaatcggtaacacctgtacaaaatggtaatactgaataaacttgttgttgttgttaattctTGTGAAAATAGAAGTGGATTAATTTACAGATCAATACTGCTCTAAAGGAACGGAGTAAGGTTTTTACTCGCTCTACAATGccaacaattattgaatgaaacGAAGTATGTAAAGCAGCTAAGCTGTAATAATTCTTAAACAACTCCAAACCATGGGCTCCTGCCAAACCAGACTGTCCAAACTTAATAATTTATAGCTTAACActgtcccggggggggggggggggggaactccggatttcaagtgatggggatgatcgaatggaggcaaaaatcaaaacccaaaaaaatctctagggcttccaacaaaaccccctaaaaaaaaccctagaattttcgagcattaaaaatttccagaaagcattaaattaTATAACATGTACTTTATTTGCAGAACTAAGCATTCAGGATAAGTGGGCACTACCAAAAATCGTCAGATTgctttgaatacccaaaaatccctacttaaatcaagccacccgaaaaaatacttgccaagtTTTCTGGCCCAAACAAATCCCCgaatcaaaaatttcaaacctcAAAATATTCTTCGATAATCCggcccgtcacttgaaatccggagtaccccctggGAACACTACATTTATACACTCGCTGTGGTTGATACTCCAATTCTTTTGTTACGAATATAAGCTCCTTGCTGTTAAGCGAGTTAAATATAGCCAATAATTTATATAACAAACTTGAACAAGGTCACCCAAATCAAGAACAACttgaataattgttttcaataaaatatcGAAATTCTTTGGAAATCTGAGTTTAACGAAAATTCTGATATGAGGGAATATATGAACCAATTATGGTAAAccacttattttaaaaatactgcACACTTGCATAAAATATTTCGTTTGaagttcattttttgtgtgtgaaaTTTTTACACTACTTATATCCGAGAATGCTGCGGAGAATACAGAAATATTATTTTGGGGacaaacataaaaagaaaaacgaaagacAATGGCCAAGTCCTGGCCACTTTCAGATTATGATTTCATGCAAACACTTTAACGGTTAAACACAATATTTTTTCGCCGTAATCGATGATGCAGGATAAAGAACAAAGCTTTTATTCAATGGACTTAGTTAATTATTCTGATTTGGATCTTGAAAAGTACGGGAATATAACGACCCAAAACAATTAAGATTTTTACGACTCGGTCAGCATCGATACTTTTTCCCTTTGCTCTTCTTTCGTTTATCTTTTACGGACGAGAGCAAGTCTAAAAACTGTGTTTGAACATGTTCGTTGAAAAAATCTTGTTCTTTATCTTTCGTTTTAAACGTTTTAGCTTTAGACTTCACTTCTCCCTCTAAGTTTAATTGAGCATCTTCAAATTTCTGCATCGCCTCTTGAAAATCTCGATAGCTTCTGCTTTTTACAGCAGCTTCGGAAGTTTTCATCTTGTGCTTTTTGCTACGTTTATCCTCTTTCAGATCTATAACTTTTCCGTTATCGATTATAATAAGGCCGTCCTcaatttttatttctgataCGCCCTTAGAAATCTCTCTTTCCTTGCCCTGCATTTGGCTTTCAATAGCTGTTTTCTTTGGTCTTTCGATTACAAGGCCGACGCTTTCCGCCCGCAGTCGACGTGTACTTTCTTTCGGCGCAGACGAGGGCTTCGGCCTCGAAGGTATGTGTGACTGTGTAGGCCGACTGACAAGTGGCAGCGATTGAGCTTGGACCATAATTGATGACAACATAGGAATTTCAACGCGAAGAAAATCGTTCATCGGAGTACTTGGACAACTGTGtaatcgttcacgaaagagtcgACTCCGAGGTTTTATTTCCCAACTTGGTTCGCCATCTGCGCTCTTAGAACCACGACATGGTGTCTGCAAAATCCTCGTTCCCCATCTCGAATTACTTGAAGAATCCAAACAAGGAGAATTCCTCCACTTTCCGGTTCTGGAATCTGGCTTTTCGGAAAAAATGTTATCGTTAGTTTCAGCGCCAATGGTGTCCTTAAGGTCATATTCACTCACAATCCCGTAAGGAAATACAGATCTTTGTCGCCCGTAGGGTAAATTTTCTGAGCTCGACCTTCTGGACCGGCCAATATCTTCTTGATCGGAATTAACAGTCTGGTTGGAAGTGTCTGAGGCGTTTGCCGGGCTGTAATGTGTTGAATAGAAGTTCCAATTCCTCGTTTTACTCGAAGAACGTGCCATGACTTTCTGGTTCTATCCGCAGAGATCGGACTTGAGTTTTTATAACACACAGAGGCAGAGAGCTTTTGTTATGGTTCCTTCTTTCCTGCAAATCATTCTTAACTGCTGCGATTCAAGCGCACGTCTTAATACTGTACACAAATTGTTTAACCAACCGCCTACCGATTTTCAGTTGAAAGATAAAACCCAACAGCTCAAAAACCGCTAGAAGCCACTTTGTAGCACAGTGGATGCACCTAAAATTGCATACGACGTCACCGAGTTTTCATAAGCCAGCAAGTCTCCAATCGACAACTACTTAAAAGAAAGGTAGAAAGCAACATATCTATTAGATATAACAGGTGGATAATTTATTCATCGCCGCTTTACTTTAATTCGTCTCAAGTTTCAAAATCCGTCGAGGACTTTCTaactaaaaagaaagaagataaaaGAAACTAAAGATCTATAGTACCCTGTGCTGTAACTGTTCCAAATAATCAACACATCAAATTCGAATACAAATTTCCAAATTAAGACAATCTCAACTAAGCGACTCGATTTAATATTCACAGTGTAAGCTCCTATTGACGGGTGAAGATTGTGTGAGGCAGTGATATTCATTGCAATAACTTAGCGTATAAAGCAACCAATTAGTAAGAAACGTTTCAGCCATGATTGCGattagagaaagaaaacatcaagaacCATGCGATAGAGGTATTTAGGGACCTCTTGTGGTGGATACCGGTTAATATTTCATAACTCAAGTAGTAAGTCACATATACTGTGCAATAATGACACGTACACTAAGATTATTAATCTTTTTTCAGCTTATATCAGTTTAAGTACGTttcaaataaaggaaaaaagcttAACTTTCATACAGCTAGGATTGCGACTCTTTCTGACTTTTACCGTCgctaattcattttttcaatataattatttttttacactcCTGTAAAAGAGCACGGTAATATTTGACGATGTTATTTGTACATTCAcaccaaaacaacaaaaagacaaaatgaacTTTTCAAATATCTTCAATTTGAAATTTTACTGACGTTTAATTGAGACGTTAAAATAATACAACCTTATCCGAGACGTTTTACAGGTTAAGGTTTTTTTCAGATACTACAGGGTTGGGCTAGCTTTTACAATTATCTCGTATCCTTACTTACAAGGAACTCTGTGAAATATGACCAAACTCTTTTCCgctctttaaaaattaaaattcctgTTTTAACCCTAACAGTTATTTTGATAAACAGATATATTTAATTAAATACCTAAAACATTGAGGCAAATTTCTCTAGTTTGACTGTCGCACCTTGGACTTGCTATCGAAAACTAGTTATGGTGCGTCTCGTTCTTTCTCTTATCTAAAGAAAATAGGCATAATTGAAATTtcgaaaaaacattttccagctACACGGGGTACTCTATATAATACCTGTTAGTAATTCATAATATATTATCTCGCTTTTGAGTAAACACCGGGATATCCTACAAATAAGCTTTTTGCTCAGCCTCGTTTCCAGCTGAGCGTCCTCCAACGTCACTCGATCCTCGTATGACGTTGGATAACGTAAGATAACGAAAGAAAACCTGAGAACGAGGGTGCCTTTCAGCTGATATGACGTGTCGCATATGTGGAGGTGGATTCAATACCACGCAATGTAATATCTATCACAGGTCCCTTGTGGTACACAGTTCCATTGCTTTTCAAAACTACGGTTAGTTTCATTTTAAAGGTTCTTTATTGTTTTATGATGAATCTCTTGAAGAACTACACGACACTCCCGAAAACTTTTCCTCTCGTTCCCACAAGAATTAGACACCACGATACGTGAAGAAAATTACCACGTCGTGGGTAGTAATTCTCGATGTGAAGCGTCTCTCATTTACCGTGTACCTCGAATCTTCGTCCCATATTGCGCGTGCTGAGTTGAAGAAACAAGTGTTTCCCGACCGCTGGTCATGGGGAACGAAGACGCTGGCTACGAGGGTGGTCTACCACTTTCCATAACGACATGCCACCctgaaaaatgaagaaaacttCATCGACGAGTCTCTAATCCAATGGCTTATTCCTGCTCTGCTGCAATCTTCTGAGCCTTAATCCTTGTCAGAATAATCAAAGCTCTTTTCTTAACGTTTAAATTTTCGTGAGTCGTGAGATCATCCAGCGCCTGATTGAGTCCGGCTATTTCTAAGTCCCGACGGAAATAATCTGCAAAGAAAAGCGTTTGTAAGTATCCACCTGTGTTAGTGTAACACCTAAAATCTTTTTCTCGAAAGCGCAGGTTCTCATTGGCTACTTCGATGTCACATGATAACTAAAGAGGGAAGAGATTCCCGCCAAAGAGTCAACAACTGCGTACATGACGTCAGAAGGTACCAGTGAAATAACCGCCAATATTAAcctctaattttttttcagaccCCTTCCTTACAACAACCCATGACTGATCTCTCAGATAactgtttagttttgtttctcaACAATTTCTGAACAAAACTCGCTGTTTTCCTCGGATAAGTCATTTAATGTTCATTTTGCGTGGTCGAATTGAACGACAGCTACATGTACAGGCAGAATGGGATACATAATTGAATATCCAGTCCTTCCATTAGAAACTACGATAAATCCTCGGAAGGCCTTCGGTAATGTTCGGAATTAATGGCAACAACAAGGACTACCCCACCGACGCTAAACAAAAactcttttctttgtttccttttcgGTGTAAAAGACGAGAAACTAAAATAATAGATATTATAAACACATAGTTATGTAAATATAACTGAAGGAATTGGaggaataaattaaataaaaataaataaaaataaaaaataaaatattataaacaCAACAAACCTCTGAGCGAAAATGATTCCAAGACAGCCATCGCATTGTAACAGGTCTGGGGATTGACGCCTTGTTTTTTAATAATCTTAATGAGTGTTTGAATGATTCCACTTTCTCTGAATTTAGGATAGAAGTCGGctgttgaaaaaataaacaaagcaaaatcaTAGCGATAACCATATCATTATCATATCAAACATATAGTACGTTCTAGTATCCAGGcgtcctccttctttcacagacGAGCGCCAAACGTACGCAAGAGCTTGGGCATGAAGACTCGTGTCTACTGCACCACAAGTCTTAGATTACAACTCATTCCCAATCTTACTTGTTTTAGCGCGAATTTGTGACTTAAGTTTTCTAGTCTAGTTTCTACTCGTTAACGATCGAGGACGATTCAACGACTGTTCATACGTAACTAAGTGGTACGTGTAGCGATGGAGTTTTAAACTGAGTTTGTAATTTCTTTGAGGGCTGAGCTTGATTACACAGGAGTCAGACAAGTTTTCAATACTTTCGTTTGAACTGGTGCAGAAGCCTATTACCCGCCCCTGACTGGTGGTAGAGTACGGCGTGaacttttcatatattttattcAGGAATTGGTCTATTTCTTTGCCTGCGAACATGTCCTcccttaaatttttctttaagtctCTCTCCCAAGAAAGTTCTTCCCCTCCCTTCAAAATAAACGCCTGATAGCATGTCATAAATCCCTTGGGATTTCTTTCTTGTGAGGGTCGTCCAATACTCAGACAAATTTATGCGTGGCATTGCATTGTATTGTCTTCACATTACTACACTGTAAAAAAGCATAACAATGAAGAACGAagcaacagtgaaaacaaagagaaatttaaCAAAGCCATGCATAAAATTGTCGGAGTATTGGacaagtatgttttttttcacaaatacaGTTACTTCCACAGCCTTGTACTTCCGGCTCCACACATCACattcacacacacacacacacacacaaatgGAACTACAAATTCAACCTTTAACTGTGGACGAAATTATTGTCAAAGCTATCAAGGCTTCATTCTGCATGACGTCATGTTCCGACGATACCATGGCAACGATGGGCGCAAGTCCTCCGCATTTTATAATTTGTTCTGCGACTTCTGCACGTGACAACGAAGAGTAATGCGTCAGCATAAAAACAAGATATTAATCATTTAAATCTGATGATAATATTAATGATTTCTCATAAACGGTAAAACACAAACGGTATAAACATTCTGCGTTTACTAAACAATCAGGAAATACCCTATACTAGTCGACGTAAAATAAGACGAAGTAGATCAAACAGCCATTGGAAAATAgtcattctttatttttttgcctgAGCTTCTGCTTCCATGAAcatcccctcccccaccctcaCGAAACTTATTTTCCCTCTGTACTACAAATCTGTTACTAACCTGCAGTTTTTGACTCCTTGACAATCAATGCTAACATTCTGCTAGCCTCAGCTTTAACCCCTTCATGACCGCTGGACTCACAGCACCGAACTAACGTCTTTATGTGCTCGTTACTCGCAGCAATCCTGTTGGCTACAGCAGCTATGACGTAATACAGTAAAAATGATTACTGTGAAGAAAGACCTTGATTCCTGCACACGTTAACGAGGatgtttccccccccccccccctcttcaaAAGGTGCCCACAGATCTGATGATAAAAAGTTTTCACGAGAACGTTGCTCTAATGGAATTAAAAACTAAAGAACTGTAGTGCGTGTTCTAACGTTGCTTTAATAGTAAGTAGGTAATTTATTTATACACGTAACACCTAAGAGTTAACATTATAACACTCATTCAAACGTACAAGCGATATATAAGACTACACTGAAAACCTAAGTAAACTAACAGTGAAAACTTGAATCTTAAATGTAAAAAGAGCTTTCTGGATACAAAAAGGTTACCGGCACATTGGCGAAACGGGCAccaaaaattgagaaaaaaattgagtaACCTCTTTATCACACAACTCACTGCCTTAAATATGGTCACAATCATTCCTTCTTTAAAAGGTTGAGTGTATCAGTCATCATATATGAGGTGGTATATCAGGTACTGCTAAGGTTATAAAGTGTAAACTTACGTTGACCCATCAGGAGCATGCGCAGTGTACCAAGGACTTTGAACTGAACAAAGGGAGACTGGGTGGACAAAAGAGGAAGAATGACATCCAAACATCCACTCTCTACAAGCTTTACCTTGTTGACagctaaaaaaatttaaaatctggAGTGAGATCAAAATTACTCTGGAGTGAATTCAAAATTAGCGACCTGAAAACGTGGTGCAAATTTTACTTTCGAGTTCTCTACAAGCTTCACCTTGTTGAcagctataaaaataaaaagcctttagtgaAGTCAAAATTAGTCTTGAATTAATTCAAAGTTAGAGCCTTTTATGTTGTGCAAATTTCACTTTCGAGTAGTGCATGTGATTATTACTAAGCTCATGTGACTGTGTGACTAGTAGATGTACATAAGATGAACAGCTGCTTGAGCGCAAAAAATCTTGTTGCCAGTGCTTCTACTCTTTCAGCTCACGACAAGAGACACTGGAAATGAGGCTGATCATGTGTCAAACGTCCAACCCATTGATGACAACCAAACCAGTGCCAAAAGCACATTAAACCTTATGAAGCTAATGTCACTTATTGTGTACTTTTATCAGCAACATGGCCAACTCACCTGGCATGGAAAGATTCTTCAGTGCACTAAAAACGGCCTGTTGATGTCTACCAGGGTTCTGAGGACAGAGACAAAAATACCACTATTGTTGTCATTTCATTAGCATCCGAATTTATGTGGGAAAAGATTCAATTTATATTACTTTTGTCAGCGCAATGTTCAAAGTGGCAAAAGAGATATGGAGTTTAATAAATATGGCTTCTCTAGTGCCTCCTCCTGGAATCTTCTAAGATCACGGATAATAGTGCCACGCCCTTTCAAAATTTGGAGTTGACTTTCTTTTGCAGTCCAGGAAAGGAACAAGCacaaaaagaaagacaacaatTCAAAATAAGATAGATATACCACAGTTGTTTAATATTCCATCCCTGTTACCTCGCTGTTTGAAGTTCGTGCAAGTAGTTGCAGCAAATATTTATGAGCCCCCTGCTCCACAAGCTTGATACAGTTTTCATCTATGGAGAGACAAGAGTAGAGCTTAGTATGTCAAAATAACAGAACAGATGCCCTcttaaggggaggggggtaggtacgTCCCTcatctgaatttcaaaacttgTCATTTTGAGTACTGAAGAGGAAGTCATGTCTGTGTTGGTATAATTTTAGGGAGTGGCCATTAATTTCATGGGGGGAGAGCTGGCAAATTTGGGGGCAAGGGTTAAGATTTCTTGGGTACTGTTTTGTGGAAGGTCAAATTTCCTTTCACCCTGTTGGTATATGTCTTCACCACCGTCCCAGATTCAACCCTATGATCTTTGTGTCATTCATCACCATTGATAATGTCCTCTGATGCCCTTTCAAGGCTATGCTGTTTGTCCAAATTTTACCCTAACAGAGCTTCAACATACCCTGTTGGATAGAAAACCCTCATATACACTTAACTTATGGTGACATCCCCTGAATGATAATAGTGGtataagtaatatatcaaacatgagatgcagtgtttcatcaccagatgaaacaccgagaagagagttgaaaatacgacctgcagcggagtatttttgacgaacttagaggtgtttcatctggtgatgaaacactgtgtcgaatgtttgatatttcttctcaaacaaaatcatttttgaaggagaaattaaggatgcaaaaatgagcagtttttcatctgatatccaaacactcattaaacattaatttcctttgaattttctttatgaattattaatgagtttgagaagtttgCTTCTTACCTGACCTACCAAAGTTTCCAAGAGCAAGACAACCAGAAATCTCAAGATGTTGATCTCCAGATGACAACCAAGataaacatgtttttaaaacagGACCATTGCCTTCACTGAACAACATTTTCATGCTTTCATCTGCATTGcagaacaaaatacaaaataatattattattttgttacaggtcaaaattaagttcaggttaatattttttaacctagtttgTTTCTCAATTTTCTCTGTCTCTTAGACttaataattcattaataaGGGCTACGGGACGTAGGAAATTGAGAGGAGACCTAGTTTACATAATTTCAACCTggatttaattttgacctgtaggATACCGGTAATTTGTTCTTTGAAAAGCCATTCAAAAACTGCTTTTCTCAAGGAGTCTTGCTAGGAAAAGGGAGAGTTGCAAATCACAGTCAGACATTGGACAAATCCCTTTAAAATCTGCAAACATCCAGCAAAATCCTACATGCAGTCAAACATAATAAACAAACAGATCAAATGTCAATGGCAATCATTTTGGAGCTGAAGACTAACTTGGTACTTAAAGGAAGTGAAATTCAATATATGGTACATCAAACACCTTGTCTGGTTTATGCCTGACTAAATGAATTCATTGGTAAATTTTGTTTGACATACATGTATGTCCTTTCTAAAAGACAAAGTTATTATTCACATCCCTGGCAGAGGGAGGCTTACAGATGGGAGGTACAACAGATTAAGAATACAAACAATCTTATAACCTTCAATAAGCAGCATTACAATGAAGTCAGCTGATGACTGCACTCTTTGCTGTAAATATTCATCCTTTTCATTTTGTAATGAAGATACAACATTTGCCAGATGTTCAGCAAACCCATGCTGAGCAAGTGCTTTCTTCACATTATCTGatgaggaaaaaataacaataattttgcaCAAAAGAATCAAACAGCATTATGATGTTCCATGGAAAGTTTGATCAGTGGAAATTTCGGGAGTTTACTGAAATAcccattttaaaaacattttgattttGGTTTCAGCCAACTGTCTCTAAGAAGGATACCTTTAAGTGTCCATGCGTCAAAGAGTGATGACTGTTTCATAGATAGTCAGCTAAAAGGGGTAaaaaaaggcagggaccaactctaggtgtttGTTTTACCGAGGCATCTGTCTTATAGAAATGTCTGTAATTACTCACACACACAAATCACTAATTCAATCTTGCTTGTGGGTGTAACTATTAGCTGATCACTCAGGTCCGTTTTTCAATCCGAAAGAGAgttgcaacaaaaaaaaacacatttaccATCAATAATAATAGACGACAGAATCTCAAACACCAAGTCAATCAGTTCATTGTCATCTGATTCCTGTGCAACCTTCTTTAAAATGGCCACACCTTCACTCTCCAAAAAACTTGCCTTTCCCTTATCTGTGAAGGCAGGCAAATCATCTActcagcaacaacaacaacaatctttatttgcGCTCACTTTtgcttaaaaataaattacaaaaatgaaaatattgaaAGTAAAATTAGAGTACTGGCTGCCTAGAATAACCAACGCTGCTAGCCGATCCAGCAGCTAGTTGACAACAGCATTAAATAGTAAAAAAGGCCTCCATCTTTTGGGCTACGAAAACTTTTATGTTCCTCTATTACTCTCTCTCACTTTAACCATTCCTATAGAAACAAAATACAATGGTCCTCATAAAATATACTGACAACAACATAAGTATCCAATCACAAAAGTTTAGGGAAATGAAATCAATCTTTTTAAGTACTTTTTGATTAAAATTAATTTGTCATAATTTTGGGAAAATAAAtacagaaaacaattttttcttcctttataGCTCCTGTCCTCAAATATGCAATTAAATATTGTACTCCCTCTTAATAGAGTCCATATCTGTTCTGGAGGCCCTGTTAGGGTATTCTGACAAGCAACATTGCCTTGAAACAGTGGCATAGGATAGCAGAAATGGCGACAAACCACACAAAGATGGCTTGAAAATGTGGCAGCAACAGAGAAAAGCGCAAATACCATAAAACGACAggtttgaaattcagactaagGGCATATGTAACCCCCTAGGAGAGTTTCATTCTAAAATTGACTTATTTTTTACAGGGTCCTTCAAAACGTTATCATTTACCTGACAAGACCAGCACAGATAATGCTGACAAAGCCATCCTACAGAGACACGGATTGCAGTGAAGACTTTGCTTAACAAAGCCAAACAGAAATGAAACTGCTCCAAAAGATACTGCCTCATCAGCTAGAGCCTCTGTAAGAATAAAAACGAAGCATTAGGCATCAAAATATAATCTTGTGATCAGAGTGTTTGTGGGCAAGTGGTGAAAAATGGGACAGGAATAAGAGGAGAGtggtgaataggggtatgcaaatccgccgattCGTTATGATTTATTAAGCAAAT contains:
- the LOC140924587 gene encoding rap1 GTPase-GDP dissociation stimulator 1-like, whose amino-acid sequence is MEELSELFEKLKLNFEQTKEVDLGSADSIITALQRKEGQFDEATIQKILEAIQLLMQIDVPESKAKVLMLIAELAKAEESRVPCVEAGLIITILSLLESEDSNVVLQALRAIGNISYENEQAKSVLLENKGAEKIVKTLGVLEKSFDEKSDNRVELAACGSMLNVASDDEALADEAVSFGAVSFLFGFVKQSLHCNPCLCRMALSALSVLVLSDKGKASFLESEGVAILKKVAQESDDNELIDLVFEILSSIIIDDNVKKALAQHGFAEHLANVVSSLQNEKDEYLQQRVQSSADFIVMLLIEDESMKMLFSEGNGPVLKTCLSWLSSGDQHLEISGCLALGNFGRSDENCIKLVEQGAHKYLLQLLARTSNSENPGRHQQAVFSALKNLSMPAVNKVKLVESGCLDVILPLLSTQSPFVQFKVLGTLRMLLMGQPAVANRIAASNEHIKTLVRCCESSGHEGVKAEASRMLALIVKESKTAEVAEQIIKCGGLAPIVAMVSSEHDVMQNEALIALTIISSTVKADFYPKFRESGIIQTLIKIIKKQGVNPQTCYNAMAVLESFSLRDYFRRDLEIAGLNQALDDLTTHENLNVKKRALIILTRIKAQKIAAEQE